ATGCCGATTCGTAGGGGAGCATCTTCAGATGCTCCCTCTTGTCGGGAGGGTCTGAAGACCCTCCCCTACGCATAATGACCAACATAAACCTTTCAAAAATGGCAAAAGTCGAGCTAAGTCTTTACAACAGTGTGGGCTGGTATCGGACGAACCGCCCCACGCCGAGCTGGACCATCGTCATTGGCACCCGGTCGAGGTTGAAGTGCACAGTGAGAATCACTGGATCGGACGGTTGAAGCGGGCAACGGTCCCATCGACTGCGCTTTATCTCAAGCAATGCTTGAATTCTCGCTCGCGGGCGTTCCGGTGAATCCGGGCGGAATCGAGTCGTGCGCTGCGCCGCTGCCTCGAAATCAGGGGGGGGGGGTGCGGCTGCTTCTTTCCGAAGTCACGGCGTTCGCCCCATGCTTGCGAGGGCTGTTTGTTCCGGCGGTGTTTGGCTTCCCAGAACCTGGCTGAGCGTTTCAGTGAGGTCTATCGGGGAGAACGGTTTGGCAAGAATCATGTTCGTGAGGCTGGATAGAAATCCCCTCGTTTCATCAGACACAATGTCCCCGGTGGAGAAAATAACGCGATCTCTAAGCTTCGGCCGGTGGGTGGCGATCCACGCGTAGATTTCCACACCCCCGACACTGCCCGGCATGGTTAGGTCCGTAATCACCGCATCGAAATCTTTCGAATCCAGCGCGACCAGAGCGGCTTGGCCATCCGAGGCCGTTACCACTTCGTGCTGGTCCTTCAAAATGCGTTTCGTGATCTGCAGGATCATGGTCTCATTGTCCACAACGAGGATGTGGCCCCGTCGGGTCACCTTGGCCGGCTTGGGCTGCTTGGGCTTGGCCTGCGTCATGGTTATGGATTCCACCGACGGCAGCCAAATGCTGATCCGTGCGCCTCCCTCCGCGCGATTGGCGGCGATCATCGTGCCTTCGTGCTCCTTGATGATTCCGTAGCTGACACTGAGCCCGAGCCCCGTTCCGGAGCCCACGGGCTTGGTTGTGTAAAAGGGTTCGAAAGCTCTGGACAGATCCTTGAACCCCGGCCCGTCGTCCTCAAAATCGATTCGGATCCTGCCGTCCTCTGCCTTCGTTCGTATCGCTAGAGTTCCCCCCTTGTTCTTTTCCCGCATCGCGTCGTAGGCATTGCCGATCAGGTTCAGGAAAACCTGAGATATCTGGCAGGGATCTCCCGCCGTGGTGGGGAGAGAAGCATCGTACTCGGGAAGGAGTTTCACGTCGTGGACCGCAAACTCGTATTGGCGGAGCGTGAGGGTTTGGTCGAGAAGCTGGTTCATGTCGACGGGAGTTTTCCTGGGCGGCTCATTGCGCACGAAGCGCAGCAGGTTCTGCACGATCCTCCGACAGCGATGGGCGGCTTGGAGGATGCTGTCCAGCATGTCGTGTGCATCTTCAATCGAGTCAGTCTTCATGAGCAGTTCCGCATTCCCCAGGATGACGGTGAGCGGATTGTTGAGCTCATGGGCCGTGCCGGACATCAGCTCTCCCACGGCAGAGAGTTTCTCGGCTTGTCGCAGTTGCTCCTCAACCTCCTTGCGGCGGGTCACGTCGATGACGAGGAGGAGGAGGCGCTCCTCCTCTGCACTCGAAACAGCGACCGCACACACTTCCATGGGGTAGCCCCGGTACTTGCACAATTGGTATTTCACGGTCTCCCGAGACCGGGCTGCATCGGTGATGAAACCGACGACCGACGCCCCTTCAGCGCCCGGGAACACTTCCCGGATGTTCTTTCCGAAGAGAAAGTCCTTGGCATGCCCGAAGAGTTCACGGAAGGAAGAGCTTGTGGAAACGACGCGCAAGTCCGCATCGAGTACGACCAGCGCGAAAGGGATGGACGTCATGATGTCGCACGTGAGTTGTTTGGCCCTCAGGATCTCGGCTTCACGGCTTCGAGTACGGTTGGTCACAGCCGATATTCTCAATGGGTCCATTTGGGAAGTGTCCGTCTCACCTCGGACGCAGCTCAGGGTGAGCCTCCGGAGGAGGTTGTGTCGGCACAATCAGCTCGCGCATCATCCCATACTTTGACATCGTCTCCACGCTCGCGATGGCCGCGCGTAGCGATACGGCAATCAGAGGGACACCGGCAAGGGAAACGATTAAATCGGCATTGAGAAGGAGCCCCTTGTCCAGGACCCTGTCCAGAAGGTCTATGAGGGTTGCTTGTTCGGCACGAGTAGGTTCCATGCCAATCTCATAGGTTGACAAAACTGTAAGGAGGCCACGGTCCCGTAAAGCGGAGAAAGAACCCCTCGATCCTGCCGATCTTCTCGAGTTCATTTCCCAGGCCCGAGGCGTCTCCCTTCGGCATGAGGCAGGAAAAGTTGGCCAGCATCTGGCGGGGAGGCTGCTCCCTCCTTGCCTTTTCGACCTGGACCTCAAGCGAACACGCCTTGATCCTTTGATAGAATTCCTTGAAATAGATGTCCGCTCCTGCCTCCAGTCTCCTGCGCACAAGGCCCTCAAGTTTTTGCTTCAAGAGATAGGCCGCGCCGGGAGTTTTCCCCTGAATCTCCTGTTCAAGCTTTTGGATCTCCGCGTCGTTCTTTGTCAATCTCGGCCCCACGATCATTGGATCCCAGGAGACTTGGACCCCGTACTCGGCCTTTCCTCTAAGCTTCGCCATCTTTCCCCTGAGGGATTCCGCCTCCAACGCCAACCATTCCCGCAGGTTCTCCTCGGCCGATTTCCCGTCCTTTGGAACAACGACCGCCCCAAAGCTGGAGGGAACCACCGCGCTGCATTTCTCCCACATGGACTCAACCACCGTCTGATGCACCATGACCCACTCGGAAACGCGCCTCGCATCCTCCGTTGGAAGGGGCGCGTCACACTCCTGTACGATGGCCGAAAGGCCTTGAGCGGAAAGAGAGAAAACGGAACCTCCCTCGATTCCCTTGAGGCCCGGGTCGATCTCCTGCGACCCTTCGGCCACACAGTAGACATAGAGTCCTTTTTCACCCCGCACCAATCCTCTCGGCGGCGATTCGATCGCCAACACGTGGAGCCGACAGGCGACTTCGTCGCCCCTGTGTTCGCATGCCGGAGCGCCTTGTTCGGGATTGGTGCGGGGTTCACCCATGGGCCGGACTCCCTTCCTGCATCGAGACACGGCCGGGGTCCGAAACGGTGTGGATCATCCGTGCCACAATGTCGTCCAATCCATCCCGGACGGATCGCACCGCTTCGGAAACCCCCTGTTCCTCCTTGATCGAGTCGATGGCGCGGTCAAGCTCGATCAGGGCGTTGCCCAACCTCTCGATCTCCCGGTCCGTCAGATGCCCTGCATCCATCCGTTTCACCGCTTGGATCTTGAGCGTGTCACGGACCACTTCGACCACCGCAAGAACAAGACCCAGGAGCCCATGTTTGAGCTCCTGATCGTCCATCTCGATCTTCACCCCCCACCTCCCCGGATCTCAAATTTGAAATTTGAAATCTCAAATTGCGTGGAAAGGTGGCGGGGGGTCATGTCTTGACCCGCCCGAATCTCCGCTCAATTTTCTTCCGAATCTCCTTGATCCGGGGACCGAAGGTTCCGGATTTTTCTGCTTTCTTGAAAAAGCCGTGGAATCCGGGGATGATCTTGTCCACGGCGCCGAGGATCTGATCGGAGACTCGTTCCGGTGCGCCCTTTTTTCCTTCTTCCTTCATAAGTCCTCCTTCTCATTTCACCGCTTCCACGGGGGTCCCCATGCGCATATCCGAAGGGAAGGCGAGCCCCCACTTCGCCGCCGTCTCGAATGAGGCCAGTGCGGCCCGGAGCTTGATGGAGAGGAGTTCCGTCTTACATAGAGAAATGACGATATCGGCATTGATCACCAGCCCCTTGTCCAGAACCCGCTCGACCACGTCCGCGAGACTCTCGCCGTGCGTTGCATGTTGGACCGGCATCTCCAGCTCCTTCCCGGAAACCTAGATTTCCTCACGCTCTTCGGTCGCGTAGCTCCGTTCCCTTGAGGCGCTCAGAGCGAAACCCACAACCGCAAGCCCTTCATCAAGCTGAATGCTGTAGATATTCCTGTCGAAGATCACGGGGTAGCCCAGTTTCTGCAAGTACTTGTTTTGCTCCGTCACCTCGACCCTTCCTTCCCAACCCTCCTCCGATCTTGAGAGCTTGATGAGCCGGAATTCCTCCCTTTCTTTTCCAAGCTCCGTGACAAGGAATTCCACCACTTTTTCCTGGACCTCATGTATCCCCGGCATGTCAATCACCTTCTTCCCGTTTCTGTATCTCGGCCAGCCGCTCCAGGAGCTCCTTCTCCCTCGCGTTGTATTCCTCCTCTCCAATTTCCTCCATGTCGAGCTTTGCTTGGAGCGTCACGAGCTCTTCCTGGATCCTGTCCGGATCGTAAAGCTCCTTGTCGGCGAGATCTCGGAGCTTTTCGCCGACCCACGTGATCCCTTTGATGGGGGCGAGGAGGAGATCATCCAGGAGAAACATGTGCAACGTCCTCCAGGGCTTGTCCAGGATCCCTCTGCCATCGGATGGCGATTTCTACGAAATTGAACGGTGGAATAGGACCGAGGTACTTGAAATGCAGCGCGTCTCCATACTTCATCTCCAGTACCTCAACCTTTCCATCAAAAGCCTCCCGTTTTTCTTTTTCCACGAGAAACGCGGCGTTCAGGATCATCGCATCCCCGAGGGTCTTGTTTTGTTTCCTCTCCGCGGCGAGGGGCGAGAGCGCATCCATCAGCGCCCGGCCGACCGCCTCGTTTTTTGCCCGAGCCGCTTCCTGCACCAAGTGGCCGATGTCGATCAGGGCCATCCTCCTCGCTTCCTCGGGCAGGGAAGAAATCCACTCCTTCTTGTGTCGGATCTTCTCATCGTTCGCGCCGATCTCTCGATAAACCCCGTCCAGATCCTTCCACCGTACTCGAAGCCCAACCTCCTCCTTGCCGGCTATCCGGGTGAAGCCTTCTTCAAATTCCCCCACCTTGGCGCGCAGAACCTCTTCGATGATCCTGTCTTGATCCTCCGCAAGGGTGGCGAACTTGACCGGCAGGAGCCGGTGAGTCTGCATCACCCTTTCATTCACGAGCTGATGGGCCATAAGAAAATCACGGACGAGGCGGTACTTTCTCATCGGTTCCTCGGAGACGACGGCGGCAAAATCGCCGTCAGCCACCACAAAGACGGGCCTCGTCCCCTGAATCCCGAGGCAATCCCACTTCATTTCCCCCCTGTTCTCAATGATACAATACATCCACAGGCCCATCCGTTCCGTCATCGTCTTCCCCCATTCCAGTGCATTTGCACATTTACAAAACTGAACGGAGGCATGGGTCCTACGTATTTCACCGCCAACCTCCCGCCATGTTCCTCGCTGATCCGTTCTATCCGGGCATCGAACTCCTGAACCCAGTCCCGGTCCAGCAGGAACACAGCGTTCACGACCATGTTGTCCGTCCTCGATTCGTCTTCTTTGCATTCGACCGAGACCTTTTTGAGGGGCCGCAGGTACTCCCCTCCCTCCACTGCCTTCTTTTCCTCCAAGGCCATCTCCACTAATTGACCCGCATGGGTCAGCGCCTGCTTGCTCCCGCCGGCCGCTCTTGCCTTGAGTTCCCGGATCTTCCGGTTTTCCCCGACAATCTCCTCGTATATCCCTTTCATGCCCTTCCAGAGGATCCGGATGCCGACTTCCACCTTTCCATCCATGTCTCTGAGGAGGTTTCTCAGCTCTCTGTTTCGATCTTCGAGAAGGGCCAGGATCTCGTCGGTGGATTTCGCAACCGTGCAAAACCGCATCGGAAGGATCGTGAATCGCTTCGCCACGGTCTCGATGACCCGGACATGGTTGCTCACATTTTCCCTCGAAATCGCGGGACGATCGGATGATACATTGCTGAGGACCGCGGCAAGCCCACCGGCGCCGACGGTAACCACCTCATCCTGCGTCCCGCCGATTCCGATGGGCCCGAAGTTCATCGCCTCTTCTGTGGCGATGATCCCATAGATGTACTTTCCCTCGTTGTTCACGGGGCCACGCCCCCCCTTTGGGCGTCCAACACTTGGAGGCGAACATGGTGTTCCACGGCTTCTTTTTCCAGGGACCGCGGCCCGTCCTTGCAGTAATCGCCGACGGACTGATAGGCCCTGTTCAGACGTTCGAAAAACACGGGTGAAAGATCGGGATGGGTGTCCGGGTGACACTGTCTGGAAAGCTCCTTGTACGTCCTCTTGACTCCGCTCAGTTCAGCCGTCCCATTCAGATGGAGGATTCCCGCGGCCTCCTGAATCTTTGCGGGATCGAACCTCTTGATCGTCACGGTCCCGAAGCTATATGGCGGGAGGGGACCGATGCACTTGAAGTGGAGTCTACGGAAGATCGCGTCCATCCCTCCCAAGGCCCGGTCGAAGTCCTCCATCCGGTTTCGTCGAACAAGAAAAGAGGCGTTGAAAACCATTGCGTCGTCCAGCACGTCGTGTTCTACGATACCCTCCGCGATGGTCCCCAGCGCCGACGTAAGTTGCCCGCGCCACACCTTCGCTCGCCTTCTCAGGGCTTGCTGAAGGAGCATGCCGATTGCAGCCCGGTCGACGAACTCCCCTCGGGCCATTTTCCCCTTATAGGTGACGATCTGAGGGTCTTCATCCGAAATCTCGCGAAGGATCTCGGGAACCACCCACGTGGCGACGAGGTTGATTTCCGAACAGCCCTCCAGACGGTTGATGAGGTCGCGCAGAAAGGGTCCGCCGTCGGAGAAGATCCGTTCAAGTTCGGAATCGTCCTTCAGCACCGTTCCGAACTTGAACGGAAGGATGAAGAATCTTTTCATCACCTCCTCGATCGTCGCCTGATGGGCGAGAAGAAAACGCACCAGCGCTTCCTTCGGTACTTGGGAGAATTCACGGAGAGGGGCCGGCCCGACCACCGCGGCAAGCTCCCCATGAGGGATGGTCTTGACGCGTCCTCTTTCTCCCCCGATCGCTTCAAACCCGATCGGCCCAAAGTCCATCGCCTCCCGGTGAGGAATGACTCCGTATAGATAAAGACTCATGCGGCGGCCTCCTTCTTCTGCATGTGGAGCGATTCCGTCATGACCCGTTCGATGGTTTCCTTCCGCAGGACGCACCTGTCCGCCATCTCGTTGGCTTTCTCTCCGTAACGTTCGATGAACTCCCGAACCGCCAGAGTCAGGGCCTGCCGGCAGATCGATTCGATGTCCGCCCCGCTTCGGCCTTCGCAGGCTCTCGCCAGTTCCTTCGGGGCGACCGCCTTTTCCACCGGGCGTCCGCGCAAGTGGATTCGGAAGATTTCCTCCCGTGTTGTCACGTCCGGAAGATCCACCTCGATCACGTGATCGAAGCGCCCCGGTCTGATCAGCGCAGGGTCGATCAGATCGCGCCGATTGGTTGCTCCGAGAACCACGACCCCGCGGAGTTTTTCAAGACCGTCGATCTCGGTCAGGAACTGGCTGATGGTCCTGGCCATGACCCCGGAGTCTCCCTCACCCGCGTCCCTCCTCGGGGTCATCGAATCGATCTCGTCAAAGAAAAGGATACAGGGTGCGGCCGCCTTCGCCTTTTTGAAAACTTCCCGAACCCCTTTCTCGGTCTCCCCAACCCACTTCGAAACAAGCTCCGGACCCTTGATGGAAATGAAATTCACCTCTGACTCCGTCGCGACGGCCCTCGCGATGAGAGTCTTCCCCGTGCCCGGGGGGCCCGCGAGAAGAATCCCCTGGGTGGGTTTCAGACCGACTGTTTCAAGAAGCCTGCCATATCGGAGAGGCCATTCCACCGTTTCCCTCAGAATCTTCTTGGTGTCCTCCAGCCCTCCCACCTCCGACCAACGGACGTTCGGAGACTCGATCGACACCTCGCGGATCGCCGACGGCTCCACCTCGTTCATCGCCTGCATGAAGTGGCCCTGGGTCACCTCCAGCGTCTCGATGGCTTCATGGGGAACCTCGTCCAACGTAACCTCACCCCGCTCCATCGACTCGCGAAGACAAGTCATCGCCGCCTCTCGGGCGAGCGCCTCAAGGTCGGCGCCGACGTAGCCGTGCGTAATGCCGGCCAACTTCTCCAAACTCACGTCCTTCGCCAGGGGCATGCCCCGTGTGTGGATCTCCAGGATCTTGAGCCGCCCGTTTCGCTCGGGGATTCCGATCGGGATCTCCCGGTCGAAACGGCCCGGACGTCTCAAAGCCGGGTCCAGAAGCTCCGGCATGTTCGTGGCGCCGATGACGATCAACTGACCGCGGTCTTTCAACCCATCCATGAGGGAAAGAAGCGTGGCCACGATTCTCTTCTCGACCTCCCCTTGAACATTCGCTCTCTTGGGCGCAACGGAATCAATCTCATCGATGAAGATAATGGAGGGGGACTGCCTCGATGCCTCGTCAAAGATCCTGCGGAGGTGGGCTTCGCTCTCGCCGTAGAATTTGTGGACGATCTCGGGTCCGTTGACCGCAAAGAAGTTCGCCTCCGCTTCATGAGCCACCGCGCGGGCAATCAGCGTTTTTCCCGTTCCCGGCGGACCGTAGAGAAGAACCCCCTTGGGCGGATTGATTCCGAGACGGTCAAAGATCTCCGGGAACTTCAGCGGGAGTTCGATCATCTCCCGGACGCGCTGGATCTCCCGGTTCAACCCGCCGATGTCCTCGTACGAGACGAATGGGCTTTTCGCCTCGCCCTTCTCCTGCGACTCCTCGATCCGGATCGTCGTCTGAGGCGTGATCAACACCAACCCCGTCGGCGAGGTCTGGACCACCGCATAGTCCCGGGTCCGGGTGCCGAACAACGTGACCCGCACCTTGTCCCCGGCCATTACGGGAAGACCCTCCACCGTCCGCCCGAGGGACCGTGTCTCGCCGGACCTGTTGACGGGACTGGCCGGCATGGCCCCGCCGGAAATGATCTTGAGATCGATCAACCTGGCGGGACAGGAGACGGCCGGCGTGAGCTTGACCTTCTCGTCGATGCCGACCTTCGCGTTTTCTCGTATGATCCCGTCAATCTGGACCAAGCCCTTCCCCCGGTGTTCGGCAAATGTGGGCATGACTTTTGCCCCGGTCGCTCTTTTCCCCTCAACAAGGAGGATGTCGCCGATCTTGACTCCCAGTTTCTCCATCTCCTCCGGGTCCATCCGGGCAATGCCTCTGCCAACGTCCTTCGGATGGGCCTCGGAAGCCCGCTGGAAGACCGACGGCACGGTCGAACCGGCTGTTTCCTTCCTGGCCGGCATCATCTCATTTTGCTTTCTTGAGCTTGACCTCAAGAACGCCGTTCGTGTAGCTCCGCTCGATGCTCTTGGGGTCAACCTTGGCCGGGAGGAGGACCTCTTTGGAGTACGTCCGCTTCCCGGAGGTCGTGATCTGGATGACATCGTCACCCTGGACCTCGACGGACACATCCGCGTCGCCCACGCCGGGAAGCTCGGCCACAAGTCGGATAAATCCTTCCTCATCGAAGAGATCGATGAGCGGCTCTCTTGCCTCTTCGACAACCGGCCCCTTCGATCGAGCCCGCGCCTTCACTTTGCCGATGTCCCCAAAGGGTTGAACGACAGGCCGCGAACCTCCCCCGGGTCCCGCCATGGTCCGGATGGAAAAGCCATAGACCCCGGTGACGTCCTTGTTTCCCTTGACGGAAAACTCGCCCGTCCTCTTGATTTCCCCCCCCTCCCGGGTCACCTTGTCTGCAAGATCAACCAGGGTGGAAAGCCCCTTGAAGAATCCTCCCAGGAGTCCTCTGCCGCCGATCTCGACGTCCACCTCCGGTTTCCTTCCGGCCTCCTTCTTTTCCTTCCCAGGATTAGGCACGGGGCTGTTCCTCAAAACTTGAGGGAAACCGTGTTGACACGGCGGCCGTTGTCGTGACTCCGTTTGGACACCCTCC
The sequence above is drawn from the Nitrospirota bacterium genome and encodes:
- a CDS encoding gas vesicle protein GvpG; its protein translation is MFLLDDLLLAPIKGITWVGEKLRDLADKELYDPDRIQEELVTLQAKLDMEEIGEEEYNAREKELLERLAEIQKREEGD
- a CDS encoding response regulator; protein product: MTNRTRSREAEILRAKQLTCDIMTSIPFALVVLDADLRVVSTSSSFRELFGHAKDFLFGKNIREVFPGAEGASVVGFITDAARSRETVKYQLCKYRGYPMEVCAVAVSSAEEERLLLLVIDVTRRKEVEEQLRQAEKLSAVGELMSGTAHELNNPLTVILGNAELLMKTDSIEDAHDMLDSILQAAHRCRRIVQNLLRFVRNEPPRKTPVDMNQLLDQTLTLRQYEFAVHDVKLLPEYDASLPTTAGDPCQISQVFLNLIGNAYDAMREKNKGGTLAIRTKAEDGRIRIDFEDDGPGFKDLSRAFEPFYTTKPVGSGTGLGLSVSYGIIKEHEGTMIAANRAEGGARISIWLPSVESITMTQAKPKQPKPAKVTRRGHILVVDNETMILQITKRILKDQHEVVTASDGQAALVALDSKDFDAVITDLTMPGSVGGVEIYAWIATHRPKLRDRVIFSTGDIVSDETRGFLSSLTNMILAKPFSPIDLTETLSQVLGSQTPPEQTALASMGRTP
- a CDS encoding GvpL/GvpF family gas vesicle protein, which translates into the protein MKWDCLGIQGTRPVFVVADGDFAAVVSEEPMRKYRLVRDFLMAHQLVNERVMQTHRLLPVKFATLAEDQDRIIEEVLRAKVGEFEEGFTRIAGKEEVGLRVRWKDLDGVYREIGANDEKIRHKKEWISSLPEEARRMALIDIGHLVQEAARAKNEAVGRALMDALSPLAAERKQNKTLGDAMILNAAFLVEKEKREAFDGKVEVLEMKYGDALHFKYLGPIPPFNFVEIAIRWQRDPGQALEDVAHVSPG
- a CDS encoding GvpL/GvpF family gas vesicle protein codes for the protein MNNEGKYIYGIIATEEAMNFGPIGIGGTQDEVVTVGAGGLAAVLSNVSSDRPAISRENVSNHVRVIETVAKRFTILPMRFCTVAKSTDEILALLEDRNRELRNLLRDMDGKVEVGIRILWKGMKGIYEEIVGENRKIRELKARAAGGSKQALTHAGQLVEMALEEKKAVEGGEYLRPLKKVSVECKEDESRTDNMVVNAVFLLDRDWVQEFDARIERISEEHGGRLAVKYVGPMPPFSFVNVQMHWNGGRR
- a CDS encoding gas vesicle protein; translated protein: MPVQHATHGESLADVVERVLDKGLVINADIVISLCKTELLSIKLRAALASFETAAKWGLAFPSDMRMGTPVEAVK
- a CDS encoding gas vesicle protein K, giving the protein MKIEMDDQELKHGLLGLVLAVVEVVRDTLKIQAVKRMDAGHLTDREIERLGNALIELDRAIDSIKEEQGVSEAVRSVRDGLDDIVARMIHTVSDPGRVSMQEGSPAHG
- a CDS encoding Hsp20/alpha crystallin family protein, which codes for MPNPGKEKKEAGRKPEVDVEIGGRGLLGGFFKGLSTLVDLADKVTREGGEIKRTGEFSVKGNKDVTGVYGFSIRTMAGPGGGSRPVVQPFGDIGKVKARARSKGPVVEEAREPLIDLFDEEGFIRLVAELPGVGDADVSVEVQGDDVIQITTSGKRTYSKEVLLPAKVDPKSIERSYTNGVLEVKLKKAK
- a CDS encoding GvpL/GvpF family gas vesicle protein, with amino-acid sequence MSLYLYGVIPHREAMDFGPIGFEAIGGERGRVKTIPHGELAAVVGPAPLREFSQVPKEALVRFLLAHQATIEEVMKRFFILPFKFGTVLKDDSELERIFSDGGPFLRDLINRLEGCSEINLVATWVVPEILREISDEDPQIVTYKGKMARGEFVDRAAIGMLLQQALRRRAKVWRGQLTSALGTIAEGIVEHDVLDDAMVFNASFLVRRNRMEDFDRALGGMDAIFRRLHFKCIGPLPPYSFGTVTIKRFDPAKIQEAAGILHLNGTAELSGVKRTYKELSRQCHPDTHPDLSPVFFERLNRAYQSVGDYCKDGPRSLEKEAVEHHVRLQVLDAQRGGVAP
- a CDS encoding gas vesicle protein; the encoded protein is MEPTRAEQATLIDLLDRVLDKGLLLNADLIVSLAGVPLIAVSLRAAIASVETMSKYGMMRELIVPTQPPPEAHPELRPR
- a CDS encoding CDC48 family AAA ATPase, which gives rise to MPARKETAGSTVPSVFQRASEAHPKDVGRGIARMDPEEMEKLGVKIGDILLVEGKRATGAKVMPTFAEHRGKGLVQIDGIIRENAKVGIDEKVKLTPAVSCPARLIDLKIISGGAMPASPVNRSGETRSLGRTVEGLPVMAGDKVRVTLFGTRTRDYAVVQTSPTGLVLITPQTTIRIEESQEKGEAKSPFVSYEDIGGLNREIQRVREMIELPLKFPEIFDRLGINPPKGVLLYGPPGTGKTLIARAVAHEAEANFFAVNGPEIVHKFYGESEAHLRRIFDEASRQSPSIIFIDEIDSVAPKRANVQGEVEKRIVATLLSLMDGLKDRGQLIVIGATNMPELLDPALRRPGRFDREIPIGIPERNGRLKILEIHTRGMPLAKDVSLEKLAGITHGYVGADLEALAREAAMTCLRESMERGEVTLDEVPHEAIETLEVTQGHFMQAMNEVEPSAIREVSIESPNVRWSEVGGLEDTKKILRETVEWPLRYGRLLETVGLKPTQGILLAGPPGTGKTLIARAVATESEVNFISIKGPELVSKWVGETEKGVREVFKKAKAAAPCILFFDEIDSMTPRRDAGEGDSGVMARTISQFLTEIDGLEKLRGVVVLGATNRRDLIDPALIRPGRFDHVIEVDLPDVTTREEIFRIHLRGRPVEKAVAPKELARACEGRSGADIESICRQALTLAVREFIERYGEKANEMADRCVLRKETIERVMTESLHMQKKEAAA
- a CDS encoding GvpL/GvpF family gas vesicle protein, encoding MGEPRTNPEQGAPACEHRGDEVACRLHVLAIESPPRGLVRGEKGLYVYCVAEGSQEIDPGLKGIEGGSVFSLSAQGLSAIVQECDAPLPTEDARRVSEWVMVHQTVVESMWEKCSAVVPSSFGAVVVPKDGKSAEENLREWLALEAESLRGKMAKLRGKAEYGVQVSWDPMIVGPRLTKNDAEIQKLEQEIQGKTPGAAYLLKQKLEGLVRRRLEAGADIYFKEFYQRIKACSLEVQVEKARREQPPRQMLANFSCLMPKGDASGLGNELEKIGRIEGFFLRFTGPWPPYSFVNL